DNA from Coffea arabica cultivar ET-39 chromosome 10c, Coffea Arabica ET-39 HiFi, whole genome shotgun sequence:
TCCAAaacttgtttttcctttttccctacAATAGAAAAGGATGTAAAGTATGAGAATaggttcttaaaaaaaaaaaaagagtagaggttccttctaattttttttttataaaaaaaatatgaaggCATAAAGGTGTTGGGTAAAGCTTCATTAACACGGAAGCATATCCAAAAGAAAGCTTGACTCGAACAAACTTTCGAGTCAAGATTCAGAAAAATCTTGGAACCTTGATACACATGTCAAAAGATTGACATCTAGAAGAGACAGATAAGCAGAAggaaacaaaatgaaatttttttttttaaaaaaaaactacttaacgacgaaattttaaaaaagtaaaacttccaaaacaaaaagagaaaatgacGAGAAATTTTGCTAAAAACTTCATGCTGCTGTTTGGCTCGGGCTCTAAATTAGACTCGAATgtggaaataaaaataaacaaaaaaatactACCAGAAAAAAATTACTTATAACAACTATCCAAAATTAAGAACCGTACcaggctctttttttttcccccctgtGACAGCTTCAGAACCACGGGCAGGAACAGTTGCGGTGCAACCGTTGGTAGCGATTTTGTGCATTTTACACACTGCGTAATTTTATTTATATAACGTGTAATtttagaacaaatttttgtgAGTCCCACACACATTATTAAAAATAAGGTACAAGAAGTGATATACaccttacatttttttttagccAAATCTTGGCCGTGACCTACCCCTCATCCGGTTCAATACCATCTTGTTTAATTGAACTCGTGCccaaagaacaaggaaaaaatgGAAGATTCTCAAGAATGTGCCAATTAGTCGTAGTAGAAGTACTAGTGCTTATGTTCGGCTGAGGAATCAAGAGGCGATAGAACGgtgtaaaaggaaaaatttatatgaatcaaataaacatataaacatATGATATGGATATTATAATTTGACTcatttgaatatattatatagttaaataaattatatgattaattaatttttcttaaagcTAAATTCGTGAAAATCACTGGATCGATGTGATTGTGCTGCGGTACCTTTAGAAGAATCTGCAGGTAACACGTAACACCGGGAGCGATACAATTTAGGAGTGGGAATAGGGTCCCCCGTTGGGAAAGGCAAGGGAATGAGAATGACGACATAATCTACAGAAATGGCAACATCCTTGCCGCGCGTAACCTAGCAAGGGTACCAAGTTAAGGTAATTCTCCAGAATCTGGGCTCCATACCTTCCCGCGTTAGAGTCTAAGCACACGATGTTATCATGCGCACGCCACGCGCATCCCATTCTCTTCCGACCTCACCAAACATCACGCATTGCCCCCCGCATTACCCGCATTGCCCCCCGCCGCCcgctccttttttcttttcatttctacTCCTACTGCTCCTACTATAAAACTCCACGCCATGCTACCGTTTCTTGTTGCACTAAAAAAATGGGTTCTTTGTCTGTTCTTGACGAGCAATTGCAATACCCCGCTGCCCGTCGGGACGATTCTGTCGTCGACAACTACCACGGCGTTCCTGTCTCCGACCCTTACCGATGGTAAAACAAATCAAAACCACCaccccccaacaaaaaaaaaaagaaaaagttgttTGAATTTTTGAACTCCAGTTTTTCCTGTGacgggcttttttttttttttttttgagtatagGCTTGAGGACCCAGACTCTGAGGAGACGAAGGAATTTGTGGAGAAGCAGGTCAAACTAACGGATTCTGTGCTCAAGACTTGCGAGACCAGAGAAAAGCTTCGTGAAAAGATTACAGCACTCTTCGATTTCCCCCGCTATGATGCTCCTTTTAGGGCTGCTAACAAGTACTTTTACTTTCACAACACGGGTCTTCAACCCCAAAGTGTTCTCTACGTTCAGGTTTCTCATCCCTGCCGTGTTTACTTTTTCCTTTTACGCTTTTTACCCCTTCCCAATGCACCCAAGTTTTGTCTTTTATTTACACTTACGCTATTCCCTTTACTCCAACATCAATTTCTTGAGTACTGCTACCGTCAATTACTATCTCCGGATAAGACTAGTTTGACAACAATAAATGAGGGGCAAGGATTAAGTCAAAATTGGTTCAGTCTTGACGTTTAGCGGCAAATGTTGTGTTATTCAGGATGGTTTGGATGGAAAGCCGGAGGTGCTGCTTGATCCTAACACGTTGAGCGAGGATGGAACTGTGGCATTGAGGGCTTACGCTGTCAGCGAGGATGCTGAGTACTTGGCTTATGGGATCAGTTCCAGTGGGAGTGATTGGGTAACCATTCAAGTCTTGCGGATTCAAGACAAGCATGTGCTACCCGATACTGTTTCCTGGGTAAGACTCCTAATTTGTTGCTGGAGCTAGATCAGCTTAAGCTTCCTGAATTAGTTCGACTAAACTTATTTACGTTATGTGTTCTGCAGGTTAAGTTTTCGAATATCAGTTGGACCCATGATAGCAAAGGATTTTTCTATAGCCGATACCCTGCTCCAAAGTAAGTGTTAGGCACAATAAGAATTCCTAATTACTATCACGTAGTGATCATCACTCGCTGTGCGCTTCATGGGAACTGCAATTGGTTTTGTCTTTATCAGTACCATTCCTTTTGAGCAATATCAAACATGTTGGAAAGAATATATATGGATAAAGAGTCGTAAAATAAAGTGAACTTTCAGCTTCTGTCTTTACTTCTAATTACACAGGCCAGAATGTTTTCAATAGCTTTTATGAATCAATCAGATTCTTCTTTTGTCGTGATCTCCATGATTCTCATTTGGTTATATTGTGCTTCCTAGGGAGGGAGATAATCTGGATGCTGGGACAGAGACCAATGCCAACCTAAATCACGAGTTGTATTATCATTTCTTGTCTACTGACCAGTCTGAAGATATCTTATGTTGGAAAGATCCTGACAATCCAAAGCATACGCGTTCAGCGTCTGTTACGGAAGACGGCCAGGTGATGAATTTACTGCAGAGTTAGGGAGCCTGATAATTACATTTACAATTTGCGTTCTAACTGTAGTTGTAGAGTTACTATGCTGTATATCTCATGTCTAAAATAGTTGTGGCAGGATAGAAACTGACggtttcttatttttgttttttttttccctttggttACAGTATGTGCTCCTATATACTTTCGAGACCTGTGATCCTGTGAACAAAGTTTATTATTGTGACTTATCTGCACTTCCAGACGGGCTTGAAAATTATAAAGAAACAAACAATCTGCTTCCCTTTGTGAAGCTTGTTGACAGTTTTGATGCTTCTTACCTAGATGTTGCAAATGATGGTTCTGTTTTCACGTTCCGGACTAATAAGGATGCTCCAAGGTACAAACTTGTCCGAGTAGATCTGAAAGTACCAACTTCTTGGACTGAAGTCCTTCAAGAATCTGAAAAAGATGTGCTCGAATCAGTTGTTGCTGTCAATGGAGATCAAATTGTCGTTAGTTATTTGAGCGACGTAAAGAATGTTTTGCAGATAAGGGACTTGAAAACAGGTTCTCTCCTGCATCATTTACCAGTTGACATAGGGACAGTGTGTCAGATTTCTGCTCGGCGCAAGGATAACATCGTCTTTATTCATTTTACAAGCTTCCTTGTCCCTGGCATTATTTACAAATGTAATCTAGGAGGTGGGGCCCCAGAAATCAGCATATTCCGAGAAATCATAGTTCCTGGTTTTGATCGGTCCCAGTTTGTAGTTAATCAGGTAAATCTCTTTTACGTATTATGTGCTTGGCTGCATGAAGTCCCATCGATCAATCATCTAGAAAACTTACTTATTGGTGGGCATATTTGAAGAGATGTATGCTTaggaagaaaaatagaaaagagaAGCAAAAACCAATACTGCGGTGGTAGTAGCTATGTTCATGTAGAAGCCTTTATAGAATAGAGCCAAGGATTAGCTAACATTGAGAGAAATAGTAAATTGTAAGATTCACGGAGCAGTAAAACTAAAAAGTTGTTAAGACCTGTGGGGAGATATGGATCAAGCAAACACTAGTATTGTGCTGTTGGAGGCATTTGGTATCTAGGTTTGGTCTTTGGTAATCTATAGGTCATTTGTCATTTTCTCTGATGTTACAAGAAAAATCCATTCCCCTACTTGAATTTGAAACGAAATTGTAAATTAGCATATGAAAAGTAGGGCAAGATATTTTCCTATTTAGCCTTGCTTGGGCATCCTTttcatgagagagagagagagagagagagagagagagagaatggaGCCACATAACATAATGCATGTggttaaattacctttttgatTTATTCATTGACATCTTCTACCTCTGCAGGTTTTTGTGCCTAGCAAGGATGGCACTCTGATCCCAATGTTTGTGGTGTCAAAGAAGGACATTTCCTTGGATGGATCAAACCCTTGTTTACTGTACGCTTATGGTGGTTTTGATATTAGTATTACACCATCATTTAGTGTTTCTCGTATAGTGATTGCAAGACATTTGGATGCCATATTCTGTATTGCAAATATTCGTGGTGGCGGAGAGTATGGAGAAGAATGGCATAAAGCTGGATCCCTCGCAAAAAAGCAGAATTGTTTCGATGACTTTGCTTCTTGTGCTAAATATCTTATATCTACTGGTTATACGCAACCTAGAAAGTTGTGCATTGAAGGTGGGAGCAATGGTGGGCTGCTTGTTGGGGCTTCCATCAATCAGGTACTCCACCCTCGTCAGAATGAATACTTTTTTCCAGTTTCTATTAGGAAGAGAGATTTTTTGATGTTTACACTGTTGATTAGTTACTTGATATGCTATGGAAATTTACCTGGTGACAGAGACCTGATCTTTTTGGCTGCGCTCTTGCCCATGTTGGCGTTATGGACATGCTTAGATTTCACAAGTTCACTATTGGTGAgaactcatcttttttgtcAAAGGACTTCTTGTCCTTTGAAGTGTTCTGACATATTAATGGTCTGTATCATTTGTGTTTTTACCCCCTTTGGCCAGGCCATGCATGGACCTCTGATTATGGTTGTTCTGAGAAGGAGAAAGAGTTTCATTGGCTTTTCAAGTGAGTTTGTTGTGCTTGGCTTTCTATTTTCTTGCTGTGGTTTTGACTTAGTGGTCAGTAAATTTTCAGAAAGATATGAAACCACTATACTCGGAAACACCCCATTTTTGAATTTGTTACAAGCACAAGTCCAATTAAGAAAACTTTGGAGGTAATGCTGCCATGATTGGCAAACTGGTTCCAATTAATCCATGCACTCTTCATAGAAAGGGAAGATAAATGAATTACCATCTAGTCGGACGTCAATAATTGGTTACTTAAAATAAATTAGGGTGCTTCTAACATCTTTATGCAGAATTTGGTAAAGGGCATTTTTCATCCTAGTTACAGTTTCTGTTTAATTGGTTTTGTTATGGGCTTTTACGGGCTTCACTGTGTTCATTGAAACATTACTCTTGGAGGATTATGTATTAATGTGTCATGTCTTTCTGTGTCTCTGCTTCTCTTCCCAAGGTACTCACCACTGCACAATGTTAGAAGACCATGGGAACAATCTCCTGATCAGGTTTCTCAGTACCCCGCCACAATGCTATTAACAGCTGATCATGATGATCGAGTTGTGCCGTTGCACTCACTGAAGTTTTTGGCGGTGAGTTCTAAATTGCTTCGATTACGGTTCAGTCCCTCTACTCGTTGATTATTAGCATCAGGGGTTACTTTACAAAATTGCGGCTGTCATTATGCTAAAAGTTGTTTCTCCACGACTTTGTAGACGCTGCAGTATGAACTCTGCACTGGTTTGGAGAGCAGTCCTCAGACCAACCCAATCATCAGTCGTATCGAACGGAAAGCTGGACACGGAGCTGGTCGTCCGACACAGAAAATGGTAAACCATTTATCATTAAACTTCCCGGGCATGGCGTGGGGGATTATTTTTCATTCAGGCATTGAGCTTTTCAATCTTTGTGACAGATTGATGAAGCTGCAGATAGATATGCCTTCATGGCAAAGGTTTTGGGTGCAACCTGGGTAGATTAGTGGGTGGTTCTGCGAAAATGTGATTTTCTGACGAGGCTGGAGATGGACGCTATCCCCACACTGAACGGATTTTTGTGTGCCAACTTTTTGGATCAGTAGATACTTTCTGGGGCCTGTGTTCTCCGTCCCTCTACACCTGGCATGTTTGCCCTCTCATCATTCTTAGCTGGAAGTAGCCCACTATACGGTCCGATATGGTAGGAACAGATACGGGTAGCCTGATGCGCGTCAACTTTGATCACACTCAACTTCCATGTACAAACTCTACAAGGCATCGACAATATTGCCAAATGTTTAGCTTAATTATGATCGCCCCCTATAATCCTGAAATTTACAAAATTATCTTCCTGACCAACACTGAGATCGGCAAAATTGGGGTAAGCCCAACTCAACTACTTGCAAATCCTTCTCCTGTCTTCTGTCGACTCCAATCGATACCGTATCATCAGCATCCGTTCCTTCCTTTCCGAGACATAACTCGAGAGACGTAAAATGCAGACCTTCTCTTCGTCCCTCTCCCAGCAATTTTATTTTCCAAGTAATGGCTGATAAATCATATCAAAACATTTGTTAAGGAGAGGGAATACTGCATAAGACAAATATAATTTAGATatggaaaaatcgttcaaaacatttttcatattttataaaatgatttttttgtccGTCATttttaaaattgtcaaatcaaatttacaTAATTCGATCCATAGTTtttcatattttacaaaatgagttGTTTCGTTCCTCACACTTCACTTCAGAGGAGgttagtgaaattgttagaaacctcagggaggattttgaaattatcccttcttTTTTCCCACATAAACGAGAGACCATAACAACACCCTTGACTTCCCCGACTCCTCTTATGTAATTTTAGCGGACAAAGACAAGTCAATTTTAGCGGAGCATAACTATAAGAATTAAATCCTACTCTCTTGGATTTCATTTAGAGAAAGAACAACCAGACACAaagggggcaaaaaaaaaaaaaaaaaaaaaaagcgtaaGCTTTGGACAAGGTGTTTTGGTAGAAAGGAGAGAGGCCAACTATTTAGGAATAGAGTGAAGAGGAACCTAGATTTGTTTGAGATTTGTAACTGGGACGACATAGGAGGAGCAGAAGGGGATGGCTTTTTATGGAGCAGAACAATTTGATGGAAGAGGCAGCATTACCAGGTAGGTAGGTGTCGAGGAGGGATAGGGAACAGTGATGATTGGAAGGGAAAGAAGGAGCCTAGGGGTTGATAACCGTGGTAGTAATGTGACTGTTGAAAGCAGCAAGATTTGCAGGGGAATGGAATACAGTCCTGAAATCAAAAGCTCGGAGGCGTACAACAGTCCGTTGAATTCTGAACCTGCCCCGATTGAAAGCATTTCGAGGGCCTTGTGTTTTGTATTGTATGAGACTGGTAGTGTCTGACGTGGCAAATTGTGCACAAGTATTTGCGGTTTCTGAGTCCACGTTGATTGATTTACAAATGCGTTGGACAAACGTGTCCCAACTATTATATGTTTGGAAAAACTGCACAAATGGTACCTTACATTTGAATTCTGTAGTTTTTTATTAGATTTagtgtttaaaattttatttgaggAGTTTTCAAAGTCCAACTGAAATGTTTTCTTCATAATAACATATTATGAGTGAGTTTTTAGAGTTTTgtaaattattttctatttttgataTGTTGTAATTTTTATCTAAATCACGTAACACTTAAGCAAAGGCAATTTCATACTGCAATTTAGTTTCAAAtaacatttttataattttttgggtcattttaCACATATGATCACAATATTTTGGCACATtggtttttgatattttagatgaAAAATTTATCAAACAAAGTGCTACATGTTTTTCCATAAGAATGATAACATGATTTCTAGTGGCAATATATCGAGGACCCATACACACACATGCCGACAACCATAGATTTGGCATTAAAACAAGTACTTGCTTATAGCATTATTCGTGATCCTCTTCCAATTCTAGCATGGAATGAAGGAGAATCACTACCATCAACCATCATGATTCGAATAGAACAAGTCTTATTCCAAGGTCAAAAAGATAAAGATGCCTTCCTAAGGTCTTTTTGATACGGGTACAGATAAATTCTCTTGCCCCCTTTTTCTTCCTGACAAAGACAAAATCTTCTGACAAATCTTTCAATGTTCCAGGTGAATAATCTAGTCTCTACCATCGATTGGTACGTTATATATctatagggataattttagaaaccttccTGCGTTTCTCATAATATcacttagcttccttaaaatttttaaactttcatttttctccttTATCAGTTTAACAATACTAAATATTCCTATCAAAAGTCACAAATTAACAATATTACCCTTTCTCTTAATAACTgtttaaccaaaaaataaaataaaattttaaaccaAAACAtgtagattaaaaaaaataaattgataTCTAATAATGATCCATATTTTTCTATATTGAGATCATGGTAGTACAACAAAGAACGTGGTtaaattaaatctaatcaaaGTCAACCACTTAGAAAGattttagtaaataattgacatcttgaaaattttggtggATAATTATAAGGTAGTCGGAAATTTTTTaggaaatatattttaataaatGATGTAGTTTAAGTTTtacaaaaaactaaaataatctcTTCATATGTGTGAATTTTTCAAGGTGTAACTTTTACTTTTGTTCCaatacaaacaaaaataaatagttcaagttaacaaaatttacaccttgtaaaaatttaaccttattttattattattgtaaaCTTCACAAGTAAAATAACATAAGGATAGTattgaaataaaatttttatcttttttgtattttctccAAAGGGGTTAAAATGTTACAATCCAAGAGAGATAAGTGAGAATTTAAAAATATCAGGGGAGCCAAGTGATATTATGAAAAGCCTCAAggaaggtttctaaaattattccatatatatatatatatatatatatatatcaaccaCTTATCATCCATTCGTATCTATTATGGCTATTTcatatctctttttcttttcgtatAATTTTACTTACTATATCTACTCTTGTATCATTATAAACTATGTTGTTACTATTGCTCCCGTCAGGATAAATTTGACTCCTTCCCCTATTCCGTTTATTTATATAGGATATAAAATGATATGGCAAaaatagtgaaaaatatgcactTTCTTTAGAGGCATTACAAAACTCTAgaatctaactaataatatgttATTATGAAGGAAACATTTTGGTTAGACCCTGAAAGCaccttaaataaaattttaaatagtaACCTAACATTGATCTTAAAAAAAATGTCAATTGACCTTGGAAACTTTTTTACAATAATACTCTAGAATTTGGAGAAAGAATTTAGGTACTTTaaaaatagttttattttttttacgtTTTAGTTCAATTTAGTTGAAAATTAGAATTGAAAGTAAAAATGCAGTTGGAAACGAGAATAGAGATGATGCATTTTGGATATGTAAAGGGCCAAAAAACACCATCGCAAAAGTGAAGgactaaaaaaggaaaatattggggatattcaaaatatttaaaagaaatgTTAACTGATACTATCTTGAACTATCAGTCATCAAGGGACAACTTGTTAAATTTCGTGAACATAAGGGGTGAATTGCTACCCATTCTTAATTACAGTGGGGAGAATTTGTAAGTGAACCTAAATCAAATGTAGCATTATTTAAGAATTTCAGGATGAGAATTCAAGAAGATATTATAGTGATTTTTAAGTCAATTAAACCAATCTTAGAGCGAACCCAAATCAAATGTAGCATTATTTAAGAATAACCACAAATGGAAGTTGGAGAGTTATTATTAAATAGAACTAAATCTATCTATCCTGCATCGAGGCTAATTCAGTTAAGTTATTGGCATCTGAGGTTAGGCTCTCTCCTAGTGCTCAAACTCAAGACTCCGATCCAACTCCTTGAGTGGGAATTAGCCGAGATTAACCAGCAACAACAGGAGTAAGCGGCCTGGCCGGATGGGGACCAAATACGAGGGACGCCTTGCCAACCTAAAAGAATCAACTGGCGATCAAATGGACCGGGAATCTCCATCGTCTCTCATTACACTGCTAAGTAACGAATCAGCCTGCCCAATGGGGACACCAAAGAGGTAGCCATGAAGTTCCAGTCTTTCTCCACAGTGATAGCTTGCAATGATTACCGGCCATCACCATCCATCAAAAATTCTCTGTTATCCAATGCGCggatttggggcagggacggtcatcagtatgaccgtccctgcacggTTAAGGGCCAAGATTtgccctcaaaattttgtgcggcTGAGATTATACCATGTAACTCGATTTCCGCACCAAGTGTGGGGCCCACCActatctgttgtgaaaatacatcctgtgaaaaaaaaattacacgaTGTACAAAGAAAGTTACGCGCAGTTGATAATGACTAAATTTGCTCTGGTCGGTTGCAGAACCGTCCGTGCCCTGAGTCCCCAATGCGCCCGCTTTCCATAGACTATGGACGTGAGAACCCAAAAGGCAGGAAATACATCCACCACCCATTAGCTTGGAAAGATAGACCCTGTTTCATCACAGCACGGAACTTCCTAGCAAGTCTTCAGGCAGCCATCCCACAGATGTTGGGAGCCTTCACATCCTTTGCATTTGGGGTAGCCCACTACTTCAATGCTTCCACAGTTATTACTCTGCCGGGTGATAGACTCGTATACTCGAGAAAATGATGAATACAGACGTCTCTTTTCAAATTGTACAGTGTCAATAATCCATGTTTATGTCGATTTTCAGGAAAGAAAACCATAAATTATCATACTCTCCACTTGGAAATTTATCTTGTTTACCTTTGCATACCGCCCTGCTTCAAC
Protein-coding regions in this window:
- the LOC140015568 gene encoding uncharacterized protein gives rise to the protein MGSLSVLDEQLQYPAARRDDSVVDNYHGVPVSDPYRWLEDPDSEETKEFVEKQVKLTDSVLKTCETREKLREKITALFDFPRYDAPFRAANKYFYFHNTGLQPQSVLYVQDGLDGKPEVLLDPNTLSEDGTVALRAYAVSEDAEYLAYGISSSGSDWVTIQVLRIQDKHVLPDTVSWVKFSNISWTHDSKGFFYSRYPAPKEGDNLDAGTETNANLNHELYYHFLSTDQSEDILCWKDPDNPKHTRSASVTEDGQYVLLYTFETCDPVNKVYYCDLSALPDGLENYKETNNLLPFVKLVDSFDASYLDVANDGSVFTFRTNKDAPRYKLVRVDLKVPTSWTEVLQESEKDVLESVVAVNGDQIVVSYLSDVKNVLQIRDLKTGSLLHHLPVDIGTVCQISARRKDNIVFIHFTSFLVPGIIYKCNLGGGAPEISIFREIIVPGFDRSQFVVNQVFVPSKDGTLIPMFVVSKKDISLDGSNPCLLYAYGGFDISITPSFSVSRIVIARHLDAIFCIANIRGGGEYGEEWHKAGSLAKKQNCFDDFASCAKYLISTGYTQPRKLCIEGGSNGGLLVGASINQRPDLFGCALAHVGVMDMLRFHKFTIGHAWTSDYGCSEKEKEFHWLFKYSPLHNVRRPWEQSPDQVSQYPATMLLTADHDDRVVPLHSLKFLATLQYELCTGLESSPQTNPIISRIERKAGHGAGRPTQKMIDEAADRYAFMAKVLGATWVD